The DNA segment AACAGTTGTTACCCACTATACCTGATGAAGCAGCCGGTAACACAGAAACGTCTGAGGAAGCAAGTTCTAGTGAGTGGACCCAAAGCCCACTGAGGATACCACCTGactctcctgtttcaattcctgctgATGCTGTTGTGCCACAGTTACCTGAGGCTGCCTTAGGGGATGAACACACATCAGCTGAACGACGTAACTGTACAACATTTGTTTCTGCTGAGGGCTAATATCTCTGCCATCTCTCCACTTATCAGCAGGATTATAAATCATTCCCTcctggctggccatattccttctgcactaaaactgctgtcatcagacctctactgaaaaaacccaccctggatcctgaggttctctccaattataggcccatctccaatcttccatttctctctaaagttttggAAAAAACAGTTGCAGCACAACTTCATgatcacctcaaactgaataacccgtttgaaaagtttcagtctggttttgccctggccatagcactgaAACAGCCTTGGTCAGGGTCACCAATAACCTTCTGATGACTgcagatactggttccccttctctactcatcctccttgatctgaaagctgcttttgacacaatagaccacaatATTCTCCTTCACCGCCTGCAATACCCCATTGGACTCTCAGGAAATGTTTATAACTGGTTTACATCATATTTGACTGACAGAACTGAGTATGTCACTTTGGGCACAAAATCTCACATCCACAATGTCACCTgtggtgtcccacaaggctctgtgctaggccccaatcttttcaccatctacatgctcccctTGGAATTGTCTTTAGCAGACATGGCTTATCTTtgcattgttatgctgatgacactcagctttaccttaGAACTACCCCACCTCTTCTGTTGCTCcctgccaacatctacactgactacttgcctggaggagatagaggcatggatgaggctcaacttcatTCAGCTGAatagatccaaaacagaagccatcttagtagGCACACCACACCATCTCCCCTCTTCTactatcaccagtatcactttctctGGTCAAAACATCCCCCTTtaccacatctgtcaccaatttgggtgttaaaatggactctcaactcactttttACACCCACatcaaacatctctgtaagtcatctttctATCACCTCAAGAATATCGCTAAACTGCACCCAACACTCagcctggcagatgcagagaagctcgtccatgcctttgtctcttccaggctggattactgtaatgcgctcctcatcgggattcctggcaagagtatccagagactccagtatattcagaacagtgctaccaggatcctgatgagggtgtgaAGGTAGGATCACATCACTCCCAttctgaaaacccttcactggctccccgtcccacttagaatagagtacaaggtctctcttctcacccatcagtgcatttatggatatgcccccctttacttacaggaactcctcaCCCCTCATACCTCTTCACGTACCTttcgctctgtacacactaataCCCTTCAAGTCCCCAGAACTAAGCTCAGCAGTAtcggtgatagggctttttcatctgtggccgAGGCTGTGGAACACCCTCCTGATTACCTGAgaccccacagtcgactgatgcttttaaacaaaacctaaaacgtatcttttgttaaagtatttcattgatttttctatttttttattctattttttttactctgtagcactttgagattgctaaaacatagtgtattacaaataaaatgtattattattattattattattattattattattattattattattattatttattttatattgtaacacAGCACGTCATTGTGTCGTTTTCTTGTCACTCTCAGCAGCTCCTCTGCCAGGTTTTCTGCAGTACGTCTCTCAGTAAACTCACAGCAGCCCAGAAGGTAGGATGTCATCTTAAAGTTTCCATtaaagtgacaagtgacagacACGTATGAGCAGGTCGCTCTGGATGTCCGCCAGTCAGTTGTCAGGCAAACTGCTGAAACTTTCTGGACCCTGTCTTGCCATAATGCACGCTCCGTGTTATATAGTCGTGGAGTGATTGTTTGGGATGAGGTTTATCTACTGGGAGAACATACATGGGGCTTAAGGCTGAACAAAGTTTTAAATCCTTTCTCCTCCACAATGAAAATGGCTAAACGTCACGGGCTGTCATTTTAGCAGCTCCTCATCGTCACTTATCTGTCTGGCTGCGgtcatttgttttgaaataaatgtgcttattttggttTGAGTGGCAGAAGGCTGTGATGTTCCTTCAGTTTTTGATAAGACAGTGGATGTGGCAGCAGAAGTTCTTGGCTCAAAACAGGACACTTTTCACGGGTCAGTGGATGGCAGCCTGAGGAGAGAGGACGAGCAGGACGGACGGCTGAGCGCTGCTGAGTGGAGTTGTGTCGTTCACGAATGAATCGATTCTTTTGAACGGCTCATAAACATGAACGATGGGAGCCGAGTGCTGGCTGGGGGAGCCGTTGTTTCTGTCATTCTTTTTTCCTATGCGTGTTTCACACAGATGCACACAAATCAGCTCCTCCGAGACAGAACAGTCTTGCGGAGGAGGGGAGGCGCACCCAGGTGGGATGGGGCGGACCCACACTAGGGGAGGGGCACACCCAGCAGGGGCGCTACTGCCTAACAATGATGATAGTTGTGCTTTCATCCTTCACGTGAGTACTCCACCCTGTGTGCCTCTCGTTGGGTAGGAGCCATAGACTGTGAGTAGGAGCGAGCCATGACTTGTGCATGCTGCTGTCGCATGCTTActccagtaaaaataaaaaatttaaaaataacgtgcgAGTGCCTCTCTGTCTCAGTGCCAAAGTCAGTAATAGCGGGTCATTGAAGGAATAAGACACACGCGTGAAAATGAGCCAGAGGAAAGGAGCAGCATTTGGGTGCACTTTTCTCGCAAAGAAAACAGTAAGGCTAAATGCAGCATTTGTCAGAAAGTCATTTCATTTAAGTCTGGGTCAACAAATAATTTACACAGGCATTTGAAGACTCAACACCCAACACTGCAGGTCACAGGTTTGAGAGTAGAGCCAGACTCAGACAACAACAGTGACACTGATGTGTCCATTGCCTCCTCTGCCTCCACATCAAGTGCAACTGCAGCCCCAGCAGCCTCTGACCCCACTGGGCCCACCACATCGCCTGGCCAGGCACGAGCAAAAGAAAGCAGACATCCATCAGTCAATATTTATTACCTCCTGTCTTGACCCCATTAAGAAAGGAGAAGATAGATGAAGAGCTGGAAAGATGATAGCCACTGACTTCCAGCCTTTCTCAATAGTGGAGGACACAGGATTCAAAAAATATTCACAGGCGCTCAACCCCTCCTACATTCCTCCAAGTAGGAAGGCCTTAGCCCAGAAGGTCACGGATATGTATGACAGGGAGACAGCATCTTTGAAGAGAAAGGGTGTCAAAAGTACCAGGCTGTCTGTTTAACTGCAGACTGTTGGACTTCAAGAACGACAGCATCATATATGTCTGTAACCTGCCATTTTATCGAGGATTTCCGTGTGGCCTCCTGCCTCCTGGACTGCTTTGAATTCAGTGAGCTGCACACAGCAGACAACATTGCACAACAGCTGCTTAGTGTTGCAGCAGAGTGGGGTGGACAAAGAAAGTAGTGTGCTGCCTAACCGATTATGCAGCAAATGTTACTAAGGCTATACAAACCATTGGATGGACGCACCTTCCATGCCTGGCCCATACTATTAACCTGGTGGTAAGAGATGCCCTGCAAGCTTCAAAGCCCATCATTGATAAGGTGAAAGAGGCAGTGGAATACTTTCACAGAAGCACCGTGGGGGCACAAAAACTGAAGGAGACTCAACTACAAATGAAGATGGAGGAGCTCCGACCAAAACAGGATTTTCCTACAAGGTGGAATTCCACCTACTACATGTTGAAAAGCTTTATTGCCAGTAAAATGCCATAATCTCCAACCTGGccatcaccaatgcacctgtTCACCACCTGCCCCAGGAGGAATGGACCACAGTGCAAGAAATTTGAAGAATCTTGCAACCATTTGAGGAAGTCACTGTGGAACTCAGTGCAGAAAGGTATGTAGCTCCGTTGGACAGCAGTATATTTCTTTAGCATGCATGCATAGTACCTGATAGtaaattatgaatattttatacCATATTAGAAATCTGTGTAATGCACTGGAGTGTATATAATTGACAGTAGATTTCTGTTGCCTGCATGCCAATTTCCTGATAAAAATTCTGGATATTTGATACCACTATAGATATCTGTTTAATACATTGTAATATTTATCATTGTTTCAGCTTTAAAATTGtcacattaaagttttttttccaccagCTACTTGACAGCCTCGAAGGTCATAGTGTTGGCCAGGGGACTTCAAAGAGCCACCGCTGATTTTTGGCGAAACACTACAACAGCGGCCGCGCAAGGTGTGATCGACAGTCTGTGTGCGAGTATGCCATCGCAATTCCACAGGATTCATGCCAACCACATACCAGCAGATACTGCTGCACTTGACCCAGCGTTTTAAGAGGATGGCAGGACAGCAGATGAGACGTTTCAAAGGCGGTCAACTGCAGCAGCAAGAATTAGCAGTGACACAGCCATCCAACAGCAACCAGCTGTGGAAGGACTGGAAGGAGCAGGCAGTGGTGCTGGATCAATAGTTTGGACCTATTTCCATGAGGAAGTAAGGGTGGCAAcaataattcacattttttttctaaaacttccACCAGCTGTAAATCAGTGCATTTAATCTGTACATACTGCACATATGCAAATCTACTATTGTCACTTCTAATTAAAtgctaaactgcatttcattactCTGTTCTCTTACACTGTGTAATGACAAAAGttgaatctaatttaatctaatctggTCACATAAAAATGGTATCTCCCATTGTTATATCTCCCACCCTACGAGCAGGTAGCTGGAACAGTGGAAGCCAGGAATCCCACGCCGATGCTGTCATGGAGGTGCGAGCCTACCTGGAGGAGCCTCTTCTTCCAACACACGAGGATCCCCTCAAGTGGTGGGAGAGTCAAGCCCCTGTTTACCCCAGGCTTAGCAAACTGATGGCCAAGAAGCTTTGTGTTGTGGCGACATCAGTTCCCTCTGAGAGAATATTCTCAAAAACTGGGCAGATAATCTCAGAGAGGAGAAGTCGCTTTAAGCCCAAAAGGGTCAGAGCTCTTGTCTTCCTTAATGCAAATTTGCCCAAGAACAAGAAAGAGGCAGAAAAAGCCATAAAGTAAGGAactgctttgtatttatttacattgcattttgtgttcatttaaGACTTGAAGGGCTGATGTCCTATTTGcaaagtttatctatctatctatctatctatctatctatctatctatctatctatctatctatctatctatctatctatctatctatctatctatctatctatctatctatctatctatctatctatctatctattcctttgACATTTCTATACTTTGACATTATTtcttgagtgactgaagtaaatattacagaaaaggATGTTGGAAATGCATTATTGCCGTGGGTTTGTTATCACGCTGAGAGGTTacacttgaataataataataattctttatatttttattgtgctttctcactactcaaagctcttctacacagtgagtggggagcaaTTTCAAGCACcaataatgtgtagcatccacctgaagatgtgatggcagccatttctgtgccagtatgctcacacacatgagctattagatgGTGGTGGTGAGAGAAAAGTTAATGAGAGACAGGGGACGATTAGGGGGCACGATccttggagggcaatttagcaaaGACATATTCATTGGGAACACATAtggatctttaataaccacagttttatgtctcatctgaaggacagcaccatttataCAGAACAGTGTCCAcgccactgcactggggcattgggatccacattcagaccacggGTAAGCCACctattggcctcaccaacacctaaTCCAGCAGACACCCAAACATTTCCTAGATGGTTTCTAATCCAAGTACTGGCGAGGCATGAAAATGCTTAGGTTGAGGTAGATGACctgatctgaagtgcatgtggtgtgtctGCTGGTTACAGAAGAGCAAGGCGGCAGAAGTAAGACCCCTTGATTTGGAACTGGCATAAAACTAAATGTTATATGAACCTTCATGTGTCTCAGAgacatctgtacatttgttaCTGCTGGTGACAGCGAGTCCAGTGTGAGACACTGAAGTGACAGGCTGGAGGGGTCACTCTTATGTACGTCATACTTAAGTGGAATGAGTCTGAGGTGGGCTGTTACAGTAGGACTGTCATCAGGGCATCACTTATACCCAATTGTGGGACTCggatctgtgtgtgttaatcgtATGGGTGCAGGAGTAGATGAGCCTGTTCAACAGACTTGATTAAGTCTCACAAATCCTGAGATAAAACGACTTGAATaaccaagaaaatctaaaaactGTGAAGGAGCCGAGAGCGGCGAGCGCCTGCTGTGTgttacgtgtctgtctgtctgtctgtctgtctgtttttaagatgttttcatatttctactatccttgtgtttattaatgtatcatattattctgtttcttaaactgaGTGGGCTTCAGTTGGGGTCTTTACTGAATAATCTGATAAATTCCAGGcatggacaaagaaaaacacaaaaattcattATTGATAAGCAGGAGATGAGAACTTACTATGGGATGGatcatttgtttaataaagaggaCTAATATGGAGTCTGATGTGGACTTCAGTGggtaataaatgaataagaagTACTGACGTGAGTGACACtttagcagacccctgtgtcaggtcatctcttctgtcacttggtggtcttcactctctgagctcctgtctcacattaactgttcaccctcagtgtctcctcagatgttctctctgtcagctctcagctttctctttaaatctcctcctcctcctcactgagcacagacaaactttcactttcgtttcttcacaagtcacttccttgtttgtctgactgattctctctgcctgcctctcctcagactgacgatggctgaagcccagctgtgTGGATTACAAGACGAGATCACCTGCTCGCTGTGTCTGGACACTCTGACTGACCCCGTCACCATCCCCTGTGGTCataatttctgtctgaagtgcctcacggACTGCTGGGAAAAGAGCCAAGAGagcagctgtcctcagtgcagacacaccttcaccacaaagcctgagctgaacagaaacactctgctgaatgaagtcatcaagaaattaaagaagacgaCTCTCAGTTCTCCTCCTCCTCAGAATTATGCCGGCCCTGGAGacgtggagtgtgacttctgtactggtaagaagttcagagcggtgaagtcctgtctcacctgcatggcctcctactgtcagactcacctgcagcctcactatgaagTAGCGACCCTGAAGCACCACAAGCTAGctgatcctgatagaaatctgaaggagaaactctgtgaaaacatcagaaaagtctggagatgTTTTGTAGAACTGATCAGATGtgtatctgcatgatgtgtggagtgacTGAACATAACGGTCATAAAATGGTCGAGCTGGAGACGGTAAGAGAAGAAAAGCAGGTAAGTGTTTAATGGAAACTGTTTGAATTATTGAGTTATGGAATCTGTACATTTAATGTGACAGAGAAATCTATTCATCTACAGTAAAACTCGATtatctgtcacttgattaactGTCAGGACTAAATAACAAAATCCCAACCTTTGCACACAAGCGTCTCGGATTACTACTGCGAgttctgcacattggaacaacagaAATCCCAGTGTCCGTTAcgtaccttcagctttaatagcggtttgtagcttttctcttttgttataattaaactaaactactatacattgttatggcctatCAACATATGTGTGTGCTGTTTGAACTTATTAAACGTTTACGAAACAGCAACAGCtattcaagtattgcttcaatgatGGAATAGGAAGGCGAACAATGAGCGATCTAAAGCGGAAtgctgaaataattgaaaaatgtgcTGAAATGGAAACCAGAgacggtaatgttattctgtattaatgctaatggtcttctgcattgtaattttctttatatatccCAAGATGGCCCACAAACAACTGAGTTCTCTCCTCACAGCCTGCTGAGTTTCTTTCTGCTCTGATCAGTTTCTCTTTTGAGTTTCTAAGGCAGTGGGAGGCCAACTATAGCCTGCTGTCTAGAAATGTCCACTGGCAGGGGTGCGAGCGTCACGTGGGCTACGTGTAGAAATGTCTGACATTCGGACCCTCCTGAGGTGTTCTTAACAAGATAATGTTAGTTGGCTGATGTAAGCGTAGTAAGTGAGCACACAATGTCATCCTAAATGTAATTCAATAGAAGGTCTGACACGTCAATAGACACACTCTGTACTGCTGACACTTACACGCTGAGTGTGCTTAGCTGCTCGTCTGCCTTTGTGGGGTTTGTCCATTTTAAAGAATCAGAGTTTGCATTTGGCTGATCTCAGGGCTGTTTAAGAgacacattattgtcacatgtcaatCTGTATTGTACTCCAGAGTTAAGTCTACGATTCTTACAATAAGTTCAGCTCAGTAATGTCAATATACTATTCCtgtgtagattttctgtttttaatgatatAACTCATCAGGCTCTTCATTAGTGATTAGACATCATGTTATTTAGTGGAGCAGTAAGGACATTTTGAATGTCAACCCTGAGTGATAATTCCACCAAATGTATGATTATGACAAAGACTCTGAGCTTTCATATTTGGTAAAACCCTAACAAGTCTAGCAGGAGTGTAAAGAACTTACTAGAAGTGTAAGTCTGACCATCTAAGACAAatttcaaatccccatcactacTAAACAAcctcaatgtacagtaagttcagATAAAGACACTTAACTTCAGTCCACCATTTGGTGCTTCTTCACATAATTTCAGGACTccaaagagaagaagaaatcacaaagtgaacttgaattctgatctgaccacACGTGTCCTctttgtgtccaaacagaaacagctggggtgacactgagtgacatcaagaggggacttgagagagagagaagacactgaaggagacgaggagggcgatggaggagatgaaggtgagtggaatgtGATGACAGCACTTCACATCAAAGAGAGGAGAAATAAATGAGAAGTTAAAGAGCAGCAGAGCTTCACTGGAGATGATGAGTAGGGACACAAGAAGGGAGAGTTAGAGAAGACGTGTTGTGGTGTCTTCATGGCCTTTCACTGTTGACAGAATCCCAGGTGTCATTCAGTGGAGACTCAGACATCTTCACCCTAAAGTCCTCTGATATTCCATCAGCTGCTTAAAGGGGACTTAACTCTACTAACAGAAACTCACACTGAAGGTCGACGCTGATGTTCTGAATTAGATCAGCGGGCACAACGTCCATTAATGTtctaagttgtttttatttaaaaatagcattgcatacaatcaacttatacaac comes from the Polypterus senegalus isolate Bchr_013 unplaced genomic scaffold, ASM1683550v1 scaffold_5787, whole genome shotgun sequence genome and includes:
- the LOC120519801 gene encoding E3 ubiquitin/ISG15 ligase TRIM25-like gives rise to the protein MAEAQLCGLQDEITCSLCLDTLTDPVTIPCGHNFCLKCLTDCWEKSQESSCPQCRHTFTTKPELNRNTLLNEVIKKLKKTTLSSPPPQNYAGPGDVECDFCTGKKFRAVKSCLTCMASYCQTHLQPHYEVATLKHHKLADPDRNLK